Proteins encoded in a region of the Streptomyces liliiviolaceus genome:
- a CDS encoding ATP-grasp domain-containing protein has translation MRNPKRVLLIGGTPKHLRKAADLGLGVVYVQFEDEFAPEQRSLAEAVLLTDYTDWRSLRPLVESAYESWGFSAAVSLTEPGLDPAARVNDLLGLGGTPYEVSHRFTDKWLMRRRLAEGPPVGSQRVAAELLTEEADLDRFGAAHGYPFIVKPTSGTASFGVVKVDGADALGAARQRIRRLHTATDHPLTGAYDIEQFMMEEYVPGPLYSVETFSFDGRHVVLTVTEAITRPRTHVHVGHALPARLSAEDEERMADTARRFLRAMGFRDGPAHTEIILSARGPVICESQNRVGGALLTDMIDAVYGCDAQSLAISWALGLADPLPGRPVARGAAASWLVVAEEGRVERVEGVERVRADPDTLAVSLGVGPGDLVRPLEGQWDGLGHISALGPDTDAAVDACRRNLREIRIHTRAA, from the coding sequence ATGAGGAATCCCAAGCGCGTCCTGCTCATCGGCGGTACACCGAAACACCTGCGCAAGGCGGCGGATCTGGGCCTCGGGGTGGTGTACGTCCAGTTCGAGGACGAGTTCGCGCCCGAGCAGCGGTCCCTGGCCGAGGCCGTCCTGCTCACCGACTACACCGACTGGCGGTCCCTGCGGCCGCTGGTGGAGTCGGCGTACGAGAGCTGGGGCTTCTCGGCCGCCGTGTCGCTCACGGAACCCGGGCTCGATCCGGCCGCCCGGGTGAACGACCTGCTGGGTCTCGGCGGAACGCCCTACGAGGTCAGCCACCGCTTCACCGACAAGTGGCTCATGCGCCGCCGGCTCGCCGAGGGACCGCCGGTCGGCTCCCAGCGGGTCGCCGCCGAACTACTCACCGAAGAAGCCGACTTGGACCGGTTCGGTGCCGCGCACGGCTACCCCTTCATCGTGAAGCCCACCAGCGGCACGGCGAGCTTCGGGGTCGTCAAGGTGGACGGCGCGGACGCGCTCGGAGCGGCCCGGCAGCGGATCCGGCGGCTGCACACGGCCACGGACCACCCGCTGACCGGTGCGTACGACATCGAGCAGTTCATGATGGAGGAGTACGTACCGGGGCCGCTGTACAGCGTGGAGACCTTCAGTTTCGACGGGCGGCACGTGGTGCTCACCGTCACCGAGGCCATCACCCGCCCGCGGACCCACGTACATGTGGGCCACGCCCTGCCGGCCCGGCTGTCCGCCGAGGACGAGGAGCGCATGGCCGACACCGCCCGGCGCTTCCTGCGGGCGATGGGATTCCGGGACGGTCCCGCGCACACGGAGATCATCCTCAGCGCGCGGGGCCCGGTGATCTGCGAGTCGCAGAACCGGGTGGGCGGCGCCCTGCTCACCGACATGATCGACGCCGTGTACGGGTGCGACGCGCAGTCCCTGGCCATCTCCTGGGCGCTGGGTCTGGCGGACCCGCTGCCCGGGCGTCCGGTGGCCCGGGGCGCCGCCGCGAGCTGGCTGGTGGTGGCCGAGGAGGGACGGGTCGAGCGCGTCGAGGGCGTCGAGCGGGTACGCGCCGACCCGGACACGCTCGCGGTGAGCCTCGGCGTGGGTCCCGGGGATCTGGTCCGCCCGCTGGAGGGCCAGTGGGACGGGCTGGGCCATATCTCGGCGCTCGGCCCCGACACCGACGCCGCGGTCGACGCCTGCCGGCGCAATCTGCGGGAGATCAGGATCCACACCCGTGCGGCCTGA
- a CDS encoding methylaspartate mutase: MTGPPSAGHSGVADPGRSTGSGAALPSLRESVAYVAALGKPGVPQVLTAARDRGRVAVQPRCGVAEHTGMRALLRFLEAEAAPDVLSLTIDSHTRLRRFEEAERLLGTRPQELNGYPLVAHGWRRARDLNEAVAAPLEVRHGSPEPQRLFDVAVAGGITSFEGGGISYNLPYSKEVPLAVSLAAWEHVDRRCGELAELGLVVDRELFGTLTAVLVPPSISLAVSVLEAVLAARAGVRCLSVAYPQGGHLEQDVAALTAIPVLAERYLPPGVTVHPVLHEFMGVFPRARRHAEDLILYGALVARLGRASKIITKTHQEAAGIPDVRANIEGVRLADRANSPLLDFLSVDEDRVREERRWILAEVAEIVGPVLEGRAGTSAAVAEAIVEGFADGTLDIPFSASRFARSQIVPRRDPEGAIRYLRAGALPLSAKSLRRHRDLLAGPRGSLPSAASLPAILLADINYFPSLFREEPEVRGEPEVRDASKVREEPE; the protein is encoded by the coding sequence ATGACCGGGCCGCCGTCGGCCGGGCACTCCGGGGTCGCGGATCCGGGCCGGAGCACCGGATCCGGGGCCGCCCTCCCGAGCCTGCGGGAGTCCGTCGCCTATGTCGCCGCGCTGGGCAAGCCCGGTGTGCCGCAGGTCCTGACGGCGGCCCGCGACCGCGGCCGGGTGGCGGTCCAGCCCCGGTGCGGGGTGGCCGAACACACCGGCATGCGGGCTCTGTTGCGCTTCCTGGAGGCGGAGGCCGCACCGGACGTGCTCAGCCTGACCATCGACTCGCACACCCGGCTGCGGCGCTTCGAGGAAGCGGAACGGCTGCTGGGCACCCGCCCGCAGGAACTCAACGGCTATCCGCTGGTGGCCCACGGCTGGCGGCGGGCCCGGGACCTGAACGAGGCGGTCGCCGCGCCACTGGAGGTACGGCATGGCTCGCCGGAACCACAGCGGCTGTTCGACGTGGCCGTGGCCGGAGGGATCACCTCGTTCGAGGGCGGCGGCATCTCCTACAACCTGCCCTACTCCAAGGAGGTGCCCCTGGCGGTGTCGCTGGCGGCCTGGGAGCACGTCGACCGCCGCTGCGGCGAACTGGCCGAGCTGGGGCTGGTCGTGGACCGCGAACTGTTCGGCACGCTCACCGCCGTCCTGGTCCCGCCGTCGATCAGCCTCGCGGTCAGCGTCCTCGAAGCGGTGCTGGCCGCGCGGGCCGGAGTGCGCTGCCTGTCGGTCGCGTACCCGCAGGGCGGCCACCTGGAGCAGGACGTGGCCGCGCTCACCGCCATCCCCGTGCTCGCCGAGCGCTATCTGCCACCGGGCGTCACGGTCCACCCCGTGCTCCACGAGTTCATGGGCGTCTTCCCCCGCGCGCGCCGCCACGCCGAGGACCTGATCCTGTACGGCGCGCTGGTGGCCCGGCTGGGCAGAGCCTCGAAGATCATCACCAAGACCCATCAGGAGGCGGCCGGAATCCCGGACGTGCGGGCGAACATCGAAGGGGTGCGGCTGGCCGACCGGGCCAACTCACCGCTCCTGGACTTCCTCTCGGTGGACGAGGACCGGGTGCGCGAGGAGCGCCGCTGGATCCTGGCGGAGGTCGCCGAGATCGTCGGTCCGGTGCTGGAGGGGCGTGCGGGCACGTCAGCGGCGGTCGCCGAGGCGATCGTCGAGGGCTTCGCCGACGGCACGCTCGACATCCCGTTCAGCGCCAGCCGTTTCGCGAGGTCGCAGATCGTTCCCCGCCGCGACCCCGAGGGGGCGATCCGGTACCTGCGCGCGGGGGCCCTGCCGCTGTCGGCGAAGTCGCTGAGACGCCACCGCGACCTGCTGGCGGGGCCGCGCGGCTCCCTGCCGTCGGCGGCCTCGCTCCCCGCGATCCTGCTCGCCGACATCAACTACTTCCCCAGCCTGTTCCGCGAGGAGCCCGAAGTCCGCGGAGAACCCGAAGTCCGCGATGCCTCCAAAGTCCGCGAGGAGCCCGAATGA
- a CDS encoding metallophosphoesterase: MTDTSNTRPTDSDAQAERQSPLHRLMRYLPLIAPVLLWAVPCWVLLYAGQRWPLPVTLAGTALFVLGLVVMPLAMARGHGRRQQDRAAIVGDSLLGASWVLFTWSVLLGALLRLALTVAGVGEGQDRARIVTWAVLAVTVALLGWGYAEARRVPRVRRLDVRLPRLGAGLDGLRVALITDTHYGPLDRARWSARVCETVNTLEADLVCHTGDIADGTAERRRAQAAPLATVQATRARVYVTGNHEYYSEAQGWVDLMDELGWEPLRNRHLLLERGGDTLVVAGVDDVTAESSGLAGHRAHLDGALDGTDPDLPVLLLAHQPKFIDQAVAGGVDLQLSGHTHGGQIWPFHHLVRLDQPALAGLSHHGPRTLLYTSRGTGFWGPPFRVFAPSEITLLVLRSSQGPTSA, encoded by the coding sequence GTGACCGACACCAGCAACACCCGGCCCACCGACAGTGACGCGCAGGCCGAGCGGCAGAGCCCGCTGCACCGCCTGATGCGTTACCTCCCGCTCATCGCCCCCGTCCTGTTGTGGGCGGTGCCGTGCTGGGTGCTCCTGTACGCCGGACAGCGGTGGCCGTTGCCCGTCACGCTCGCCGGCACCGCCCTCTTCGTCCTCGGCCTCGTCGTCATGCCGCTCGCGATGGCGCGCGGCCACGGCCGGCGCCAGCAGGACCGGGCGGCGATCGTCGGTGACAGCCTGCTGGGCGCCAGTTGGGTCCTGTTCACCTGGTCCGTGCTGCTCGGCGCCCTCCTGCGGCTCGCCCTGACCGTGGCCGGTGTCGGCGAGGGCCAGGACCGGGCCCGGATCGTCACCTGGGCCGTCCTCGCTGTGACGGTCGCACTGCTCGGCTGGGGCTACGCCGAGGCCCGCCGGGTGCCGCGTGTGCGCCGTCTCGACGTTCGACTTCCCCGCCTGGGTGCCGGGTTGGACGGCCTGCGCGTCGCCCTCATCACCGACACCCACTACGGCCCCCTCGACCGCGCCCGCTGGTCGGCACGGGTGTGCGAGACGGTGAACACCCTGGAGGCCGACCTGGTCTGCCACACCGGCGACATCGCGGACGGCACGGCCGAACGCCGCCGCGCCCAGGCAGCCCCGCTCGCCACCGTGCAGGCGACCCGGGCCCGGGTCTACGTCACCGGCAACCACGAGTACTACAGCGAGGCCCAGGGCTGGGTCGACCTGATGGACGAACTGGGCTGGGAGCCGCTGCGCAACCGCCATCTGCTGCTCGAACGCGGCGGCGACACCCTCGTGGTCGCGGGTGTGGACGACGTCACCGCCGAGTCCTCCGGTCTGGCCGGACACCGCGCCCACCTCGACGGAGCACTGGACGGCACCGACCCCGACCTGCCCGTCCTGCTCCTGGCCCACCAGCCCAAGTTCATCGACCAGGCCGTGGCGGGCGGCGTCGACCTCCAGCTGTCCGGCCACACCCACGGCGGCCAGATCTGGCCCTTCCACCACCTCGTGCGCCTCGACCAGCCCGCCCTCGCCGGCCTCAGCCACCACGGCCCCCGCACCCTCCTCTACACCAGCCGCGGCACCGGCTTCTGGGGCCCACCGTTCCGCGTCTTCGCCCCCAGCGAGATCACGCTGCTGGTACTGCGCTCCTCGCAGGGGCCTACCTCGGCGTGA
- a CDS encoding alpha/beta hydrolase, producing the protein MSASFVPVVFIHGLWLHASSWQPWQDLFSEHDFDPVAPGWPGEAATVAEARTRPEAVAGFGIDDVTAHYAEVVRGLDRPPLLIGHSFGGLIAQKLLGQGLGRAAVAIDPAQIKGVKALPFAQLKAGFPVLGNPANRSRAVSLTAEQFRYGFGNALPQAESDELFDRYTIPSPGRPLFEAAFANFARNSAAKVATDRSDRGPLLFVSGQADHTVPDVVTRSAHRLYRGSSAVTELKQFPDRGHSLAIDQGWRDVADHVLDWSKRHTLQA; encoded by the coding sequence GTGTCGGCCTCGTTCGTACCTGTCGTCTTCATTCATGGGCTGTGGCTGCACGCCTCGTCGTGGCAGCCATGGCAGGACCTGTTCTCCGAGCACGACTTCGATCCTGTCGCGCCCGGCTGGCCCGGTGAGGCCGCGACCGTGGCCGAGGCGAGAACCCGGCCCGAGGCGGTGGCCGGCTTCGGTATCGACGACGTCACCGCCCACTACGCCGAGGTCGTACGCGGCCTGGACCGGCCACCGCTGCTGATCGGCCACTCCTTCGGCGGGCTGATCGCGCAGAAGTTGCTCGGCCAGGGGCTCGGCCGGGCCGCGGTCGCCATCGATCCGGCCCAGATCAAGGGGGTCAAAGCCCTTCCCTTCGCGCAGTTGAAGGCCGGGTTCCCGGTGCTGGGGAATCCCGCGAACCGGAGCAGAGCGGTATCGCTGACCGCCGAGCAGTTCAGATACGGCTTCGGAAACGCGTTGCCGCAGGCCGAATCCGACGAGCTGTTCGACCGGTACACGATCCCGTCGCCCGGACGCCCGCTCTTCGAGGCGGCCTTCGCCAACTTCGCCCGGAACTCCGCCGCGAAGGTGGCGACGGACCGCTCCGATCGCGGGCCGCTGCTGTTCGTCTCCGGACAGGCCGATCACACCGTCCCGGACGTGGTGACCCGCTCCGCCCACCGTCTGTACCGCGGCTCGTCCGCCGTCACCGAGCTCAAGCAGTTCCCGGACCGTGGCCATTCCCTCGCCATCGACCAGGGCTGGCGCGATGTCGCCGACCACGTCCTCGACTGGTCGAAGCGGCACACTCTCCAGGCCTGA
- a CDS encoding GlsB/YeaQ/YmgE family stress response membrane protein: protein MGIIAWILIGLLAGLIAKALMPGKDPGGIIITMLIGIAGGLLGGWLGKVIFGVDSIDGFFDISTWIAAIVGSLILLALYRVFTGNRRHA from the coding sequence ATGGGCATCATCGCCTGGATACTCATCGGTCTGCTCGCGGGCCTCATCGCCAAGGCGCTCATGCCCGGCAAGGACCCGGGCGGCATCATCATCACGATGCTCATCGGTATCGCCGGAGGCCTCCTCGGGGGCTGGCTCGGCAAGGTGATCTTCGGCGTCGACTCCATCGACGGCTTCTTCGACATCTCCACCTGGATAGCCGCCATCGTCGGCTCGCTCATCCTGCTCGCCCTGTACCGGGTCTTCACCGGAAACCGCCGCCACGCCTGA
- a CDS encoding MFS transporter — MVLRLVTIVGASASFFLLLSVVPLYAEESGGGSGAAGLSTSALMLATVCGELAAPRLTARYGYRLVLASGLVLLGAPSLLLTVSHSMGTVVAVCLARGAGFALTVVGGGALTAVLIPPERRGEGLALVGVMSGAQSVVALPLGVWLAQHTGFTAVFVIAAVLPLATVPAVAGLPRREPAAQKPLGMVDGFRTPALALPAAVFATTALGAGIIATFLPLAVPAGRAGLVSAALFLQAVTAIGARWVAGRYGDRHGPAGLVVPGLLLCAGGMLATAPTGSAAAVLVGMALFGTGFGIAQNATQTLMYARVPPSGYGVASALWNFAYDAGMGLGAVFFGLLSAGTSYFTAFAATGALMTAALVPAWYDHRLSQPPAATPETPSDAKDRPTDPCP, encoded by the coding sequence ATGGTGCTGCGTCTGGTCACCATCGTCGGAGCCTCGGCGAGCTTCTTCCTCCTGTTGTCGGTCGTCCCCCTGTACGCCGAGGAGTCCGGCGGCGGAAGCGGTGCGGCGGGGCTGTCCACGAGCGCGCTGATGCTGGCGACCGTCTGCGGCGAGCTGGCCGCGCCCCGGCTCACGGCCCGCTACGGCTACCGTCTCGTGCTGGCGTCCGGGCTGGTGCTGCTGGGCGCTCCCTCACTGCTGCTGACCGTGTCGCACAGCATGGGCACGGTCGTGGCCGTCTGCCTCGCGCGCGGTGCGGGCTTCGCTCTGACCGTGGTCGGCGGCGGCGCCCTGACCGCGGTGCTGATACCCCCCGAACGGCGCGGCGAGGGGCTGGCCCTGGTGGGTGTCATGTCGGGGGCGCAGTCGGTGGTGGCCCTTCCCCTGGGCGTGTGGCTGGCCCAACACACCGGCTTCACCGCGGTGTTCGTCATCGCGGCCGTCCTCCCCCTCGCCACCGTCCCCGCGGTGGCCGGGCTTCCCCGGCGTGAACCGGCCGCGCAGAAGCCCCTGGGCATGGTCGACGGTTTCCGCACCCCCGCACTGGCTCTGCCGGCCGCGGTCTTCGCGACCACCGCGCTGGGCGCGGGGATCATCGCCACCTTCCTGCCGCTGGCCGTGCCGGCGGGCCGGGCGGGGCTGGTCTCGGCGGCGCTGTTCCTGCAGGCCGTCACCGCGATCGGGGCCCGCTGGGTGGCGGGCCGGTACGGCGACCGCCACGGTCCTGCCGGTCTGGTCGTCCCCGGTCTGCTGCTGTGCGCCGGCGGCATGCTGGCCACCGCGCCGACGGGCAGCGCCGCGGCCGTTCTCGTCGGCATGGCGCTCTTCGGCACCGGCTTCGGCATCGCCCAGAACGCCACCCAGACACTGATGTACGCCCGCGTCCCCCCGTCGGGCTACGGCGTGGCCAGCGCCCTGTGGAACTTCGCCTACGACGCGGGGATGGGGCTCGGCGCCGTCTTCTTCGGCCTCCTCAGCGCGGGAACAAGCTACTTCACGGCCTTCGCCGCGACCGGCGCACTCATGACGGCCGCGCTCGTCCCGGCCTGGTACGACCACCGGCTGTCCCAGCCACCCGCAGCGACCCCCGAAACCCCGTCCGACGCGAAGGACCGCCCCACGGACCCATGCCCGTGA